A window of Streptomyces sp. SAI-127 contains these coding sequences:
- a CDS encoding helix-turn-helix transcriptional regulator, with protein sequence MTPPHTTAEAHLRRMADVLEEARQDLVVGGLPPKCLLPALMRLIACDAASFSELDISTRRQLNGQEIGDEDADLDMDAYWRWRHQHTQCTQVARPHDTPETTQMADFRSVRELRRLPIYTEFLAPHPTIAAIALPTAPNRTRVFQFFREDGKAFTDHEMTTLRMLAPHLYELYRDAARRRRQPVRLTHRELDVLRCVALGMSTAQIAGQLVVSPSTVRKHLENAFGRLGVSSRTAAVARVFPEPEAL encoded by the coding sequence ATGACCCCGCCCCACACCACCGCCGAGGCCCATCTGCGCCGCATGGCGGACGTCCTGGAGGAGGCCCGGCAGGATCTCGTGGTGGGCGGGCTGCCTCCGAAGTGCCTGTTACCGGCGCTGATGCGGCTGATCGCGTGCGACGCCGCGAGCTTCAGTGAGCTGGACATCTCCACCAGGAGACAGCTCAACGGCCAGGAAATAGGCGACGAGGACGCAGACCTCGACATGGACGCGTACTGGCGCTGGCGCCATCAGCACACCCAGTGCACCCAGGTCGCCCGGCCGCACGACACTCCCGAGACGACACAGATGGCCGACTTCCGCTCGGTCCGCGAGCTGCGGAGACTCCCCATCTACACGGAGTTCCTCGCCCCGCACCCGACCATCGCGGCCATCGCCCTGCCGACCGCGCCGAACCGTACCCGGGTCTTCCAGTTCTTCCGCGAGGACGGGAAGGCCTTCACCGACCACGAGATGACGACGCTGCGGATGCTGGCCCCGCACCTGTACGAGCTCTACAGGGACGCCGCCCGCCGCCGCAGGCAGCCCGTCCGCCTCACCCACCGCGAACTGGACGTGCTGCGCTGCGTGGCCCTCGGAATGAGCACAGCGCAGATCGCGGGACAGCTCGTCGTCTCCCCCAGCACCGTTCGCAAGCATCTGGAGAACGCCTTCGGCAGACTGGGAGTGTCGAGCCGGACCGCCGCGGTGGCCCGGGTGTTCCCCGAGCCGGAGGCTCTTTGA
- a CDS encoding DMT family transporter has product MSPASTLRMAALALLWGSGFLWIKLALDHGLSPAQITIARCVLGTAVLFLLARAAGQRLPRSRSTWGRLVVAALFCNAIPFALFAIGEQSVDSGVAGVLNATTPLWSLLIGVLLGTDRGLRPLRLTGLLLGFAGTVLIFAPWHRSGLLTWGALALLAAAASYAVAFAYMARKLTSGQAPLAYSAAQLLMATAWSTLAVPVAGPVDTDFIGLGAVTALGVLGTGVTFYLNYRLIADEGPVTAATVGYLLPVVSVALGAVVLDERVESRVLTGMAIVLTGIALTHLGARGTARQAPTGPQPKTVVRPAKNYAP; this is encoded by the coding sequence ATGTCCCCCGCCTCCACTCTCCGTATGGCCGCCCTCGCTCTCCTCTGGGGATCCGGCTTCCTCTGGATCAAGCTCGCCCTCGACCACGGCCTCTCCCCCGCCCAGATCACGATCGCCCGGTGCGTGCTGGGCACGGCGGTGCTGTTCCTCCTGGCCCGCGCCGCCGGTCAGCGGCTGCCCCGCTCCCGCTCCACCTGGGGTCGTCTGGTCGTCGCCGCGCTGTTCTGCAACGCCATTCCCTTCGCCCTGTTCGCGATCGGTGAGCAGAGCGTCGACTCCGGCGTCGCGGGCGTCCTGAACGCGACGACCCCGCTGTGGTCCCTGCTGATCGGCGTCCTGCTCGGCACCGACCGCGGCCTGCGCCCCCTACGGCTGACCGGCCTGCTCCTCGGCTTCGCAGGCACCGTGCTGATCTTCGCCCCCTGGCACCGCTCGGGTCTGCTGACCTGGGGCGCCCTGGCCCTCCTGGCCGCCGCCGCGAGCTACGCCGTGGCCTTCGCGTACATGGCCCGCAAACTCACCTCCGGGCAGGCCCCGTTGGCGTACTCCGCCGCCCAACTTCTCATGGCGACGGCGTGGAGCACGCTGGCGGTGCCGGTGGCTGGCCCGGTGGACACCGACTTCATCGGGCTGGGGGCGGTGACGGCCCTCGGGGTGCTGGGCACGGGGGTGACCTTCTACCTCAACTACCGCCTGATAGCGGACGAGGGCCCGGTGACGGCGGCGACGGTCGGCTACCTGCTGCCGGTCGTGTCGGTAGCTCTGGGCGCGGTGGTGCTGGACGAGCGGGTGGAGTCGAGGGTGCTGACAGGCATGGCGATCGTATTGACGGGGATCGCGCTGACCCACCTAGGGGCGCGGGGAACTGCGCGACAAGCCCCCACCGGCCCGCAGCCGAAGACGGTGGTCCGCCCGGCGAAGAACTACGCCCCGTAG
- a CDS encoding LysR family transcriptional regulator, with product MLDVRRMQMLAAVVSNGSVTAAAARLGYTPSAISQQVAALEKEAGTELLERVGRGVRPTAAGLLLTEYADAIGRQVAEAETALGDLLAGRTGRLSVRYFATAGAHLVAPAVARLRAEQPGVQIDLKLTGPDPLPDVREGRADLALVVGPSDEDGVRLLHLLDDPYLAVLPAAHALADRRSIHLTDLADEPWVGSEWPGPCLEAQLTACATAGFHPRFVVDSEDYATAQGFVAAGLGVTLIPRLGLGGRHPDVAVRRIQGPEPSRAIYAAVRETALPQPALEAFIEALREAAAG from the coding sequence ATGCTTGATGTGCGACGTATGCAGATGCTGGCGGCCGTGGTGAGCAACGGCTCCGTGACGGCGGCCGCGGCCCGGCTCGGCTACACGCCCTCCGCGATCAGCCAGCAGGTGGCGGCACTGGAGAAGGAGGCCGGGACCGAGCTCCTCGAACGGGTCGGGCGGGGTGTGCGGCCCACGGCCGCCGGGCTCTTGCTCACGGAGTACGCGGACGCGATCGGCCGACAGGTCGCCGAGGCGGAGACGGCCCTCGGGGACCTCCTCGCGGGCCGCACGGGCCGGCTCTCGGTGCGCTACTTCGCCACGGCCGGAGCCCATCTCGTCGCCCCCGCGGTGGCGCGGCTGCGGGCCGAACAGCCGGGCGTACAGATCGATCTGAAGCTGACGGGACCCGACCCGCTGCCGGACGTACGGGAGGGGCGGGCGGACCTGGCGCTGGTGGTGGGACCGTCGGACGAGGACGGCGTACGGCTCCTGCATCTGCTCGACGATCCGTACCTGGCCGTGCTCCCCGCAGCGCATGCCCTCGCCGACCGCCGATCGATCCACCTGACCGACCTGGCCGACGAACCGTGGGTGGGCAGCGAGTGGCCCGGCCCCTGCCTCGAAGCCCAGCTCACCGCCTGCGCCACGGCGGGGTTCCATCCGCGCTTCGTCGTGGACAGCGAGGACTACGCCACGGCACAGGGCTTCGTGGCGGCGGGACTCGGGGTGACCCTGATCCCGCGGCTGGGGCTCGGGGGCCGGCATCCGGACGTGGCGGTACGGCGGATCCAGGGCCCGGAGCCGTCCCGGGCGATCTACGCGGCCGTACGCGAGACCGCCCTGCCGCAACCGGCACTCGAGGCGTTCATCGAGGCACTGCGGGAGGCGGCCGCGGGCTAG
- a CDS encoding phosphatase PAP2 family protein: MGDSTVTSLEDRETAAAPDSLTAADRPGLLRRLRSPRRPRLWFEILLIAVSYWTYSLVRNAVPEQRTEALRNADWIWRMEHHLGIAVEESVNHAVNSVTWLVVGMNYYYATLHFIVTLSVLVWLYRSHPGRYAATRLVLFATTGVALVGYYLYPLAPPRLMNGGHFVDTVMVHQTWGSMASGDLKHMSNQYAAMPSMHIGWSLWCGLTIFALASVPWVRVLGLLYPTVTLLVIVATANHFWLDAVGGILCLLFGFMVARVWYGALPYALPRVVPAKAKATPRPVKA, encoded by the coding sequence ATGGGTGACTCGACCGTGACCAGCCTGGAAGACCGCGAGACCGCGGCCGCTCCGGACTCCCTCACGGCCGCCGACCGGCCGGGTCTCCTCCGCCGTCTGCGCTCCCCGCGCCGCCCTCGCCTCTGGTTCGAGATCCTTCTGATCGCGGTGAGTTACTGGACGTACTCACTGGTCCGCAACGCGGTGCCGGAGCAGAGGACGGAGGCGCTGCGCAACGCCGACTGGATCTGGCGGATGGAGCACCATCTGGGCATCGCGGTCGAGGAGTCCGTCAACCACGCGGTGAACTCCGTGACTTGGCTCGTCGTCGGCATGAACTACTACTACGCGACGCTGCACTTCATCGTGACGCTGAGCGTCCTGGTCTGGCTCTACCGCAGCCACCCCGGCCGCTACGCGGCGACGCGACTGGTGCTCTTCGCGACCACGGGTGTGGCGCTGGTCGGTTACTACCTGTATCCGCTCGCACCCCCGCGGCTGATGAACGGCGGCCACTTCGTCGACACGGTCATGGTCCACCAGACCTGGGGCTCGATGGCCTCCGGCGACCTGAAGCACATGTCCAACCAGTACGCCGCGATGCCGTCCATGCACATCGGCTGGTCCCTGTGGTGCGGTCTGACGATCTTCGCGCTGGCGTCGGTGCCGTGGGTGCGCGTCCTGGGCCTCCTCTACCCGACGGTGACGCTCCTGGTCATCGTCGCCACCGCCAACCACTTCTGGCTCGACGCGGTCGGCGGCATCCTGTGCCTGCTGTTCGGCTTCATGGTGGCGCGGGTCTGGTACGGGGCGCTGCCGTACGCGTTGCCGAGGGTGGTACCGGCGAAGGCGAAGGCCACTCCGCGGCCTGTCAAGGCCTAG
- a CDS encoding LacI family DNA-binding transcriptional regulator produces the protein MTTRLADIAAQAGVSEATVSRVLNGKPGVAATTRQSVLAALDVLGYERPVRLRQRSEGLVGLITPELENPIFPALAQVIGQALTRQGYTPVLATQTPGGSTEDELTEMLVDRGVAGIIFVSGLHADTSADMQRYEQLRAQGVPYVLVDGFSPKVQAPFISPDDRAAMSLAVTHLVSLGHKRIGLALGPKRFVPVQRKIEGFVRTMQDLLGLAGATVEADLVQHSLYTLEGGQAAASALIDRDCTAVVCASDMMALGAIRAARQRGLEVPRDVSVVGFDDSPLIAFTDPPLTTIRKPVPAMGQAAVRTLLEEIGGTPAPHSEFVFMPELVVRGSTASAPGDRTRP, from the coding sequence GTGACCACACGGCTAGCCGACATCGCTGCTCAGGCGGGCGTGAGCGAAGCGACCGTCAGCCGCGTCCTCAACGGGAAGCCGGGTGTCGCCGCCACCACCCGCCAGTCCGTGCTGGCCGCACTCGACGTACTGGGCTACGAACGCCCGGTCCGGCTGCGCCAGCGCAGCGAGGGCCTGGTGGGCCTGATCACCCCGGAGCTGGAGAACCCGATATTCCCGGCCCTCGCCCAGGTGATCGGCCAGGCGCTGACCCGGCAGGGCTACACCCCGGTCCTCGCCACCCAGACCCCGGGCGGCTCCACGGAGGACGAGCTCACGGAGATGCTCGTCGACCGGGGCGTGGCGGGCATCATCTTCGTCTCCGGGCTGCACGCGGACACCTCCGCGGACATGCAGCGCTATGAGCAGTTGCGGGCGCAGGGCGTGCCGTACGTGCTCGTGGACGGGTTCTCGCCGAAGGTGCAGGCGCCGTTCATCTCCCCCGACGACCGCGCGGCGATGTCGCTGGCGGTGACGCACCTGGTGTCGCTGGGGCACAAGCGGATCGGTCTCGCCCTCGGCCCGAAGCGCTTCGTGCCGGTCCAGCGCAAGATCGAGGGCTTCGTCCGCACCATGCAGGACCTGCTCGGGCTGGCCGGGGCAACCGTCGAGGCGGACCTCGTCCAGCACTCGCTCTACACCCTGGAGGGCGGCCAGGCGGCCGCGTCGGCGCTCATCGACCGTGACTGCACGGCGGTGGTGTGCGCGAGCGACATGATGGCGCTGGGCGCGATACGGGCGGCCCGGCAGCGGGGTCTGGAAGTGCCGCGGGACGTCTCGGTCGTGGGGTTCGACGACTCCCCGCTGATCGCCTTCACCGACCCGCCGCTGACGACGATCCGCAAGCCGGTGCCGGCCATGGGGCAGGCGGCGGTACGGACGTTGCTGGAGGAGATCGGCGGAACGCCCGCGCCGCACAGCGAGTTCGTGTTCATGCCGGAGCTGGTGGTGCGGGGTTCGACGGCTTCGGCCCCTGGGGACCGCACTCGTCCGTAG
- a CDS encoding extracellular solute-binding protein — MRRGIAATALVASFALAATACGGSDSGDKADGPVTITWWDTSNATNEAPTYQALIKDFEAANKDVKVKYVNVPFDQAQNKFDTAAGASGAPDVLRSDVGWTPAFAKKGYFLPLDGTEALADQAKFKPNLIKQAQYDGKTYGVPFVTDTLALVYNKQLFEKAGVEAPKTWDDLKAAAATIKSKTGVDGYWGSTAAYYAQTFLYGEGTDTVDAAAKKITVNSDAAKKGYGTWLSLFSGKGLHKADTTADAYAHIQDAFVNGKVAAIIQGPWEITNFYKGSAFKDKNNLGIATVPAGSSGKAGAPTGGHNLSVYAGSDSAHQKAAEKFVGFMTSAKSQTQIALKNSTLPTRDDAYTAEVKADPGIAGYQSVLSSAQPRVALPEYSSLLTPLDTELVKIAGGKESLDKGLSNAETALAKLVPDFSK, encoded by the coding sequence ATGCGGCGTGGCATAGCGGCCACAGCGCTGGTGGCGTCTTTCGCCCTCGCGGCGACGGCCTGCGGCGGAAGTGACAGCGGCGACAAGGCCGACGGTCCGGTGACCATCACCTGGTGGGACACCTCCAACGCCACCAATGAGGCGCCGACGTACCAGGCCCTGATCAAGGACTTCGAGGCCGCCAACAAGGACGTCAAGGTCAAGTACGTCAACGTCCCCTTCGACCAGGCGCAGAACAAGTTCGACACCGCCGCCGGCGCGAGCGGCGCCCCCGACGTGCTGCGCTCCGACGTCGGCTGGACCCCCGCCTTCGCCAAGAAGGGCTACTTCCTGCCCCTCGACGGCACCGAGGCCCTCGCCGACCAGGCCAAGTTCAAGCCGAACCTGATCAAGCAGGCCCAGTACGACGGCAAGACCTACGGCGTGCCGTTCGTCACCGACACCCTCGCCCTGGTCTACAACAAGCAGCTCTTCGAGAAGGCCGGCGTCGAGGCCCCCAAGACCTGGGACGACCTGAAGGCCGCCGCCGCCACGATCAAGTCGAAGACCGGCGTCGACGGCTACTGGGGCTCCACCGCGGCCTACTACGCCCAGACCTTCCTCTACGGCGAGGGCACCGACACCGTCGACGCCGCCGCCAAGAAGATCACGGTGAACTCGGACGCCGCCAAGAAGGGCTACGGCACCTGGCTGAGCCTCTTCTCCGGCAAGGGCCTGCACAAGGCCGACACCACCGCCGACGCCTACGCCCACATCCAGGACGCGTTCGTCAACGGCAAGGTCGCCGCGATCATCCAGGGCCCGTGGGAGATCACCAACTTCTACAAGGGCTCGGCCTTCAAGGACAAGAACAACCTCGGCATCGCCACCGTCCCGGCCGGCTCCAGCGGCAAGGCGGGCGCCCCGACCGGCGGCCACAACCTCTCGGTCTACGCCGGCTCGGACTCCGCCCACCAGAAGGCGGCCGAGAAGTTCGTGGGCTTCATGACCTCCGCGAAGTCGCAGACGCAGATCGCACTGAAGAACTCCACGCTGCCCACCCGCGACGACGCCTACACGGCCGAGGTCAAGGCCGACCCGGGCATCGCCGGATACCAGTCGGTCCTCTCCTCCGCCCAGCCGCGCGTGGCCCTGCCGGAGTACAGCTCCCTGCTGACCCCGCTGGACACCGAGCTGGTCAAGATCGCCGGCGGCAAGGAGTCCCTGGACAAGGGTCTGAGCAACGCGGAGACCGCCCTCGCCAAGCTGGTGCCCGACTTCAGCAAGTGA